The following is a genomic window from Dehalococcoidales bacterium.
ATTTCACCAAATTCAAAGGTGTTTTAGTATTATCATGAAGCAAGCCGTAATCCTAGCCGCCGGGGAAGGCCAGAGACTGAGGCCGTTTACCGTGACCCGGCCCAAGGTGATGCTCTCTATAGCCGGTAAGCCGATACTCCGGTATGTCGTCGAGGCTTTAGCCCGAAATGGCATCCGTGATATTGTTATCGTCGTCGGATACCGGAGGGAAGAGATTTTCGATTATATGGGCAGCGGAGAGCAATTTGGCGTCAATATAGTTTACATAACACAGGACAAGCAACTGGGCACAGCCCATGCTCTAGCCCAGGCCAGGGATGCCGTCGAAGACGAGTTTCTCATTCTGCCGGGTGACAATTTGATCGAAGCCGGCACTATCGCCCGGTTTGTTACCGTTAAACCGCACGCGGTGCTGGTCAAGAAAGTGGATAACCCGGCCAGATACGGTGTGGTGACTGTTGATGACGGCCTGGTGCGGGAGATTGTGGAAAATCACGGGGATGCAGAGGCTAATATCATCAATACCGGTATTTATGCTTTCAATAAAGAGGTCTTTAATTTTATGGAGACCGAACTGGATATTCCCGGTGTCCTGAACAGGATGCGGGCAGAGGGTTGTCTTATTAGCGCTCAGGAGACGGATGGTACCTGGCTTGATGCCGTCTATCCGTGGGATATATTAAGTCTGAATGATGCGGTTCTGCGCCGCATACCGGCTAGCCTGGGCGGCGTTATTGAAGCGGGCACTTCGGTGAAGGGGCTGGTATCGGTGGGCGAGGACACAATTATACGCTCGAACTCCTATATCCTTGGACCGGTGGTTATCGGGCGGAATTGCGATATTGGCCCTAACGTGTGTATCCTGCCGTCGACCAGTATCGGTGATAATGTGGTTATCTCCGCATTCAGTGAGATTGAACATAGCGTCATCGGCAATGATGTTCATATCGGCGCCGGCTCAATTGTCCAGGATACGGTTATTGATAAAGGCTGTGTTATTAAAGGACACTTTCTCGCCTGTCAGAGTGAAGCCGAGGTATGTATCAACGGTGAACACCAGCGGGTAAATGTCGGGGCCATGCTCGGCGCGGGCTGTAACCTGGAGAACAGTGTGGTCGCTCAACCGGGGGTGATTGTCGGTAACTACACTCAGGTTAAAGCCATGAAACTGATTAGTGGCAATCTCCCTGACCGGAGTTTTGTTCTTTAGAGGAACTATGTGCGGCATAGTTGGTTACGTTGGTGATAAGCAGGCTCAATCCATACTGATTAATTGTTTAAGAAGGCTGGAGTACCGGGGCTACGATTCCTGCGGCGTGGCGGTGGCTTTCGATGAGATTGAAGTCTACAAGGATGCGGTCAGAGTCGAGGCGCTGGGAAAAACGTTACCCTCCCTCCAGGGGATGATAGGGGTTGGGCATACCCGGTGGGCGACTCATGGCGCGCCATCTCAGGTCAACGCTCACCCTCACCTGGATTGTACCGGGAATATCGCCGTGGTGCATAATGGCGTTATCAGTAATTTCGAGGCGCTGAAGAAGCTTCTGGTCAGCGAGGGACACAGGTTCGTCTCGGAAACGGATACCGAGGTAATCCCGCATCTTATTGAGAAATACTACGATGGCGATCTGGTGAAAGCGGTGGCTGCCGCCCTGGCTGACATTGAAGGTTCCTATGCTGTTATCGTGTTACGCGCCGGTGAGCCAGGGCTGGTGGCGATCAGAAAGGATAATCCGTTAATTATCGGCGTCAGTGACCGGGAAAACTTTATCGCCTCGGATGTGCCGGCAATACTGGACTATACTGACCGGGTTATCTACCTGGAAGACGGCGATATCGGGGTGGTAACCAAGGATGAGATAAAAATTAGCCGTAATGGCGCCGTGGTTAAATGGAAAGAGAATAAGGTATCATGGGGCGTTGAGGAAGCTCAAAAAGCGGGCTATGAGCATTTCATGCTCAAGGAGATTCATGAACAGCCCAGGGTAATCCGTAATACCCTGGGGGAGTATACCCGGGCCACGGAGTCAATGGGCGACCTGGCGGTCATCAGGGATACCGGAAGCGAACCGGTGCTCATACTGGCCTGCGGCACTTCTTACCATGCCGCTTTAATCGGTAAAAATATTTTCGAAGAGCTGCTCAGGATTCCGGTGAGGGTTGAGCTTGCCTCTGAGTTCAATTACTACAGCCAGACGCTGCCCAGAACGGTAGCTATCGCTCTTACCCAGTCCGGAGAGACGGCTGACATATTGAAGGCAATGAAAAAGCTGAAGGAGATCGGCTGCCGGGTGATTGCCATTACCAATGTAGTCGGCAGTACGGTCAGCCGTATTGCCAGCCAGACCATTTATACCCAGGCCGGACCGGAGATAAGCGTACCGGCTACCAAGACTTTTATGGCCCAGCTCATGGTGCTTTACTGGCTGGTAACGTCTTATTCCCGGGCTGATGCCAAGAGATTAGCCTCCCTGCTTATGGAGCTAAGGCAGCTACCGAG
Proteins encoded in this region:
- the glmS gene encoding glutamine--fructose-6-phosphate transaminase (isomerizing) → MCGIVGYVGDKQAQSILINCLRRLEYRGYDSCGVAVAFDEIEVYKDAVRVEALGKTLPSLQGMIGVGHTRWATHGAPSQVNAHPHLDCTGNIAVVHNGVISNFEALKKLLVSEGHRFVSETDTEVIPHLIEKYYDGDLVKAVAAALADIEGSYAVIVLRAGEPGLVAIRKDNPLIIGVSDRENFIASDVPAILDYTDRVIYLEDGDIGVVTKDEIKISRNGAVVKWKENKVSWGVEEAQKAGYEHFMLKEIHEQPRVIRNTLGEYTRATESMGDLAVIRDTGSEPVLILACGTSYHAALIGKNIFEELLRIPVRVELASEFNYYSQTLPRTVAIALTQSGETADILKAMKKLKEIGCRVIAITNVVGSTVSRIASQTIYTQAGPEISVPATKTFMAQLMVLYWLVTSYSRADAKRLASLLMELRQLPSKVQQVLDNESKIVEYAQYLARYDNVFFIGRGINLPVALEGALKLKEISYIHAEAYAAGEMKHGPFALLSGSTPVIAIVARDSTYNAMLTNIKEVKARGAPLIALVGEGEEAVEGLADLVIAVPRVDPVFSPVVNTVALQLLAYYAAKERGCSIDFPRNLAKSVTVE
- a CDS encoding sugar phosphate nucleotidyltransferase, which codes for MKQAVILAAGEGQRLRPFTVTRPKVMLSIAGKPILRYVVEALARNGIRDIVIVVGYRREEIFDYMGSGEQFGVNIVYITQDKQLGTAHALAQARDAVEDEFLILPGDNLIEAGTIARFVTVKPHAVLVKKVDNPARYGVVTVDDGLVREIVENHGDAEANIINTGIYAFNKEVFNFMETELDIPGVLNRMRAEGCLISAQETDGTWLDAVYPWDILSLNDAVLRRIPASLGGVIEAGTSVKGLVSVGEDTIIRSNSYILGPVVIGRNCDIGPNVCILPSTSIGDNVVISAFSEIEHSVIGNDVHIGAGSIVQDTVIDKGCVIKGHFLACQSEAEVCINGEHQRVNVGAMLGAGCNLENSVVAQPGVIVGNYTQVKAMKLISGNLPDRSFVL